A genome region from Macadamia integrifolia cultivar HAES 741 unplaced genomic scaffold, SCU_Mint_v3 scaffold1023, whole genome shotgun sequence includes the following:
- the LOC122062418 gene encoding E3 ubiquitin-protein ligase APD2-like isoform X2: protein MEEERDVALPVSYTSSSSIHVSGDLSGSAPSSSSSSSESVQEEENHNDQEQTPELQQQRTSVSYRVNISISDVTSTEMREDAWSFLVVLLTFWFFSSMTVIMGFYGSINLQLGPSYSRLVQVNTIFVQNIKVQEVVDSKPGPILYGFYKHPPLDVETTWSETRNISISPNDYKEWLYYLNEGSEINISYSVKSQSSSPLSLVIAKGKENLVEWCEDPSYPNTTLSWNIVHGDGVIQQKIFTSSDYYVAVGNMDSEEAEMQLNLRVQAVLYNTTEAYYKCSVSHNLCSLKLFLLGTNVAVLTAPDPRQATDENWYIKLSYGPRWIAYFVGSGGMTILILLTYKIYNKFQSTVEDETQHQSGDVRSEREPLLSPKDDLSSLGSSYDSVSHDEDLEEWFAENSLDSKPLKDGNNINNPPRLCAICFDSPRDCFFLPCGHLAACFTCGTRIAEEAGTCPICRRKMKKVRKIFTI, encoded by the exons ATGGAAGAAGAACGAGATGTTGCTCTACCTGTATCttatacttcttcttcttctatccacGTCAGTGGTGACCTTTCAGGCTCtgctccttcatcttcttcttcttcttctgagtcCGTGcaggaagaagagaatcataACGATCAAGAGCAGACACCGGAGCTCCAGCAGCAGAGGACGAGTGTTTCTTATCGAGTGAACATCTCGATATCCGACGTGACTTCGACCGAGATGAGGGAAGATGCTTGGTCATTCTTAGTGGTGCTCCTCACTTTCTGGTTCTTCT CATCCATGACTGTGATTATGGGCTTTTACGGTTCTATAAATCTCCAATTGGGTCCGAGCTACTCCCGACTTGTGCAAGTTAACACCATCTTTGTGCAGAATATCAAG GTGCAAGAAGTGGTTGATTCTAAACCTGGGCCAATCCTGTATGGGTTTTACAAACACCCCCCTCTCGATGTTGAGACCACTTGGTCTGAAACCCGTAACATTTCTATTTCACCAAACGATTACAAG GAGTGGTTATATTACCTGAATGAAGGGTCTGAAATTAATATTTCATACAGTGTGAAATCCCAGAGCTCCTCCCCCTTATCCCTTGTAATTGCTAAAG GTAAAGAAAACCTAGTTGAATGGTGTGAGGATCCGTCATATCCTAATACAACTTTGTCATGGAACATTGTTCATG GAGATGGTGTGATCCAACAGAAGATTTTCACGTCTTCTGATTACTATGTTGCAGTTGGAAACATGGATTCCGAGGAGGCAGAG ATGCAGTTGAACCTCAGAGTACAAGCCGTCCTGTACAATACAACAGAGGCATATTACAAGTGCTCTGTTTCTCACAATCTGTGTAGTTTGAAGCTTTTCCTTCTGGGTACAAATGTTGCTGTTTTAACTGCTCCTGACCCCAGACAG GCTACTGATGAGAACTGGTACATTAAACTGTCATATGGACCAAGATGGATCGCATATTTTGTTGGCTCAG GTGGAATGACTATACTCATCCTATTGACCTATAAGATCTATAACAAGTTCCAATCCACTGTTGAAGATGAAACTCAACATCAATCAGGGGATGTGCGATCTGAGAGAGAACCATTGCTTTCACCGAAAGATGATCTTTCAAGTTTGGGTTCTTCTTATGATTCCGTGTCACATGATGAGGATCTTGAAGAGTGGTTTGCAGAAAACTCTCTCGACTCTAAACCTCTAAAAGATGGGAACAATATCAATAATCCACCTCGTCTTTGTGCAATTTGCTTTGATTCGCCAAGGGATTGCTTTTTCCTTCCGTGTGGCCATTTGGCGGCATGTTTTACATGCGGGACTAG GATTGCAGAGGAAGCTGGCACATGTCCCATTTGTCGCAGGAAAATGAAGAAGGTGAGGAAGATATTCACAATCTAA
- the LOC122062418 gene encoding E3 ubiquitin-protein ligase APD2-like isoform X3: MEEERDVALPVSYTSSSSIHVSGDLSGSAPSSSSSSSESVQEEENHNDQEQTPELQQQRTSVSYRVNISISDVTSTEMREDAWSFLVVLLTFWFFSASMTVIMGFYGSINLQLGPSYSRLVQVNTIFVQNIKVQEVVDSKPGPILYGFYKHPPLDVETTWSETRNISISPNDYKEWLYYLNEGSEINISYSVKSQSSSPLSLVIAKGKENLVEWCEDPSYPNTTLSWNIVHGDGVIQQKIFTSSDYYVAVGNMDSEEAEATDENWYIKLSYGPRWIAYFVGSGGMTILILLTYKIYNKFQSTVEDETQHQSGDVRSEREPLLSPKDDLSSLGSSYDSVSHDEDLEEWFAENSLDSKPLKDGNNINNPPRLCAICFDSPRDCFFLPCGHLAACFTCGTRIAEEAGTCPICRRKMKKVRKIFTI, translated from the exons ATGGAAGAAGAACGAGATGTTGCTCTACCTGTATCttatacttcttcttcttctatccacGTCAGTGGTGACCTTTCAGGCTCtgctccttcatcttcttcttcttcttctgagtcCGTGcaggaagaagagaatcataACGATCAAGAGCAGACACCGGAGCTCCAGCAGCAGAGGACGAGTGTTTCTTATCGAGTGAACATCTCGATATCCGACGTGACTTCGACCGAGATGAGGGAAGATGCTTGGTCATTCTTAGTGGTGCTCCTCACTTTCTGGTTCTTCT CAGCATCCATGACTGTGATTATGGGCTTTTACGGTTCTATAAATCTCCAATTGGGTCCGAGCTACTCCCGACTTGTGCAAGTTAACACCATCTTTGTGCAGAATATCAAG GTGCAAGAAGTGGTTGATTCTAAACCTGGGCCAATCCTGTATGGGTTTTACAAACACCCCCCTCTCGATGTTGAGACCACTTGGTCTGAAACCCGTAACATTTCTATTTCACCAAACGATTACAAG GAGTGGTTATATTACCTGAATGAAGGGTCTGAAATTAATATTTCATACAGTGTGAAATCCCAGAGCTCCTCCCCCTTATCCCTTGTAATTGCTAAAG GTAAAGAAAACCTAGTTGAATGGTGTGAGGATCCGTCATATCCTAATACAACTTTGTCATGGAACATTGTTCATG GAGATGGTGTGATCCAACAGAAGATTTTCACGTCTTCTGATTACTATGTTGCAGTTGGAAACATGGATTCCGAGGAGGCAGAG GCTACTGATGAGAACTGGTACATTAAACTGTCATATGGACCAAGATGGATCGCATATTTTGTTGGCTCAG GTGGAATGACTATACTCATCCTATTGACCTATAAGATCTATAACAAGTTCCAATCCACTGTTGAAGATGAAACTCAACATCAATCAGGGGATGTGCGATCTGAGAGAGAACCATTGCTTTCACCGAAAGATGATCTTTCAAGTTTGGGTTCTTCTTATGATTCCGTGTCACATGATGAGGATCTTGAAGAGTGGTTTGCAGAAAACTCTCTCGACTCTAAACCTCTAAAAGATGGGAACAATATCAATAATCCACCTCGTCTTTGTGCAATTTGCTTTGATTCGCCAAGGGATTGCTTTTTCCTTCCGTGTGGCCATTTGGCGGCATGTTTTACATGCGGGACTAG GATTGCAGAGGAAGCTGGCACATGTCCCATTTGTCGCAGGAAAATGAAGAAGGTGAGGAAGATATTCACAATCTAA
- the LOC122062418 gene encoding E3 ubiquitin-protein ligase APD2-like isoform X1 — protein sequence MEEERDVALPVSYTSSSSIHVSGDLSGSAPSSSSSSSESVQEEENHNDQEQTPELQQQRTSVSYRVNISISDVTSTEMREDAWSFLVVLLTFWFFSASMTVIMGFYGSINLQLGPSYSRLVQVNTIFVQNIKVQEVVDSKPGPILYGFYKHPPLDVETTWSETRNISISPNDYKEWLYYLNEGSEINISYSVKSQSSSPLSLVIAKGKENLVEWCEDPSYPNTTLSWNIVHGDGVIQQKIFTSSDYYVAVGNMDSEEAEMQLNLRVQAVLYNTTEAYYKCSVSHNLCSLKLFLLGTNVAVLTAPDPRQATDENWYIKLSYGPRWIAYFVGSGGMTILILLTYKIYNKFQSTVEDETQHQSGDVRSEREPLLSPKDDLSSLGSSYDSVSHDEDLEEWFAENSLDSKPLKDGNNINNPPRLCAICFDSPRDCFFLPCGHLAACFTCGTRIAEEAGTCPICRRKMKKVRKIFTI from the exons ATGGAAGAAGAACGAGATGTTGCTCTACCTGTATCttatacttcttcttcttctatccacGTCAGTGGTGACCTTTCAGGCTCtgctccttcatcttcttcttcttcttctgagtcCGTGcaggaagaagagaatcataACGATCAAGAGCAGACACCGGAGCTCCAGCAGCAGAGGACGAGTGTTTCTTATCGAGTGAACATCTCGATATCCGACGTGACTTCGACCGAGATGAGGGAAGATGCTTGGTCATTCTTAGTGGTGCTCCTCACTTTCTGGTTCTTCT CAGCATCCATGACTGTGATTATGGGCTTTTACGGTTCTATAAATCTCCAATTGGGTCCGAGCTACTCCCGACTTGTGCAAGTTAACACCATCTTTGTGCAGAATATCAAG GTGCAAGAAGTGGTTGATTCTAAACCTGGGCCAATCCTGTATGGGTTTTACAAACACCCCCCTCTCGATGTTGAGACCACTTGGTCTGAAACCCGTAACATTTCTATTTCACCAAACGATTACAAG GAGTGGTTATATTACCTGAATGAAGGGTCTGAAATTAATATTTCATACAGTGTGAAATCCCAGAGCTCCTCCCCCTTATCCCTTGTAATTGCTAAAG GTAAAGAAAACCTAGTTGAATGGTGTGAGGATCCGTCATATCCTAATACAACTTTGTCATGGAACATTGTTCATG GAGATGGTGTGATCCAACAGAAGATTTTCACGTCTTCTGATTACTATGTTGCAGTTGGAAACATGGATTCCGAGGAGGCAGAG ATGCAGTTGAACCTCAGAGTACAAGCCGTCCTGTACAATACAACAGAGGCATATTACAAGTGCTCTGTTTCTCACAATCTGTGTAGTTTGAAGCTTTTCCTTCTGGGTACAAATGTTGCTGTTTTAACTGCTCCTGACCCCAGACAG GCTACTGATGAGAACTGGTACATTAAACTGTCATATGGACCAAGATGGATCGCATATTTTGTTGGCTCAG GTGGAATGACTATACTCATCCTATTGACCTATAAGATCTATAACAAGTTCCAATCCACTGTTGAAGATGAAACTCAACATCAATCAGGGGATGTGCGATCTGAGAGAGAACCATTGCTTTCACCGAAAGATGATCTTTCAAGTTTGGGTTCTTCTTATGATTCCGTGTCACATGATGAGGATCTTGAAGAGTGGTTTGCAGAAAACTCTCTCGACTCTAAACCTCTAAAAGATGGGAACAATATCAATAATCCACCTCGTCTTTGTGCAATTTGCTTTGATTCGCCAAGGGATTGCTTTTTCCTTCCGTGTGGCCATTTGGCGGCATGTTTTACATGCGGGACTAG GATTGCAGAGGAAGCTGGCACATGTCCCATTTGTCGCAGGAAAATGAAGAAGGTGAGGAAGATATTCACAATCTAA